A genomic segment from Lytechinus variegatus isolate NC3 chromosome 10, Lvar_3.0, whole genome shotgun sequence encodes:
- the LOC121423339 gene encoding ATP-sensitive inward rectifier potassium channel 12-like codes for MSGSRDWKEKEANGLNSELAGSGAASLSGSLDGVVPHPNMKGPIKRRHSVHNFARQLSLRRKQKLQRLVSKNGECNVIYTHVPSRWYDFFADIFTTLIDLKWRWLLLIFSLAYVLGWVGFTFIWYGLIWYHGDLGYQDKMAANETEYQDWEPCVYNVQNFIGAFLFSVETQTTIGYGYRGTTEECWLGGTIVVIQSVFSCLVDAVFIGMVFAKIARPKKRAATIKFSHSAVIAERDGKLCLMFRIGDIRRSHIYEAHIRGQLIGPKVTDEGECIPLHTYNMDFSNNSGEDRIFLVWPIIICHVIDEKSPLYSISAGDLLENNFEVIVCMEGVLEQTGLVTQARTSYLPSEILWGHRFSSHLISINNNEQFKVDYRDFNTTYPVQNMPSCSAAELERMRTAETDLLNNSKVKPSPSIKSSPKKSVFQYSLPKSPNSAFNGNGNIRFADEPENGDKIDMSNSKSNMASVESLTNGNGHLTNGNGMKRSPSRESPV; via the coding sequence ATGAGTGGTAGCAGAGATTGGAAGGAGAAGGAGGCAAATGGCTTGAACAGTGAGCTAGCAGGCAGTGGTGCAGCAAGCCTCTCTGGATCTCTCGATGGCGTTGTTCCTCATCCCAACATGAAGGGCCCGATAAAGCGTAGACATTCCGTGCACAACTTTGCCCGTCAGCTTAGTTTACGAAGGAAGCAGAAACTTCAAAGACTTGTTAGCAAGAATGGAGAATGCAATGTGATTTATACCCATGTGCCTTCAAGGTGGTATGACTTCTTTGCTGATATATTCACAACActtattgatttaaaatggaGGTGGTTACTCCTTATCTTCTCGCTTGCGTACGTGCTTGGATGGGTCGGTTTCACGTTCATCTGGTACGGATTGATCTGGTATCATGGAGATCTTGGTTACCAGGACAAAATGGCAGCAAATGAGACAGAATACCAAGACTGGGAACCTTGTGTTTACAATGTGCAAAACTTTATTGGTGCTTTTTTGTTCTCCGTAGAAACACAGACGACCATCGGGTATGGTTATCGCGGAACGACGGAAGAGTGTTGGTTAGGAGGGACCATTGTTGTGATTCAGTCTGTCTTTAGTTGCCTGGTGGATGCCGTCTTCATTGGTATGGTTTTTGCAAAAATTGCACGGCCAAAGAAACGTGCCGCAACAATAAAGTTTAGCCACAGTGCGGTCATTGCTGAGAGAGATGGCAAGTTGTGTTTGATGTTTAGAATAGGAGATATACGCCGGTCGCATATTTACGAAGCTCATATCAGAGGACAACTCATTGGACCTAAAGTGACGGATGAAGGGGAATGCATCCCTCTCCATACATACAACATGGATTTCAGTAATAACAGCGGAGAGGACAGAATCTTTCTGGTGTGGCCTATCATTATTTGCCATGTGATAGACGAAAAGAGTCCTCTATACAGCATCTCTGCCGGGGATCTCCTGGAAAACAACTTTGAGGTTATTGTATGCATGGAGGGTGTGTTAGAACAGACTGGACTTGTCACGCAAGCCCGGACATCCTACTTGCCATCTGAGATCCTCTGGGGACATCGCTTCAGCAGCCACCTCATCAGCATCAACAACAATGAACAATTCAAAGTAGACTACCGAGACTTCAACACCACCTACCCTGTCCAGAACATGCCCAGCTGCAGTGCAGCCGAGTTAGAGCGCATGAGGACAGCAGAAACAGACTTGCTAAACAACTCAAAGGTGAAGCCATCGCCGTCCATCAAGTCTTCCCCCAAGAAAAGTGTCTTCCAATACAGCTTGCCTAAGTCACCAAACAGTGCCTTCAATGGAAACGGGAATATCCGATTCGCGGATGAACCGGAGAACGGAGACAAAATTGACATGTCCAATTCAAAGTCAAATATGGCTTCTGTGGAGTCACTGACCAATGGCAATGGACATCTTACAAATGGAAATGGAATGAAGAGATCACCCTCCAGAGAATCCCCAGTATAG